GTCTGTTTTTCCACAAGCAAAAACCCGCCATAGGCGGGTTCTTCTAAATAGTGGTGCCCGGACTCTGAATCGAACCAAGGACACGGGGATTTTCAATCCCTGAGTCAAAGTTAATAGTTTGTAAACAGGCGTATTTGCATACTGTAAAGAGTGTGCAAAATGAAAATACTTCCCGTTATTTCTCCCAAAGGTGGAGAAGGCAAATCCACGTTTGCTGCTTACCTTGCCGGTTTTCTTGCCGATGCCGGTCTGAACACCCTCCTTGTGGATGCAGACTATTCCCAGCCCACAGCCAGCAGTATCTTCGCGCTGGAGCATGAATCCCCTTTCGGTCTTTATGAATTGCTGATGCAGATGGTCAGTGACCATACGCAATGCATTTCGCAGACCGCCATAAAAAATCTCGATGTCATCTACTCTAACGACCCGGATGAACTGTTGCCGACCGCGATGCTCCACGCTGCAGACGGCCGTCTGCGCCTGCGTAACATACTTCAGCATCCTTTCTTTAACCGTTATGACGTCATTATTGTGGATTCGAAAGGCGCAACAGGCGTCATGACCGAACTTTCCCTCCTTTCCTCTACCGGTAATGTGATGGGCGTTGTTAAACCCATCCTTCCGGATGTCCGTGAATTTATCCGCGGCTCCCTTCATATGCTTACCCGCCTGAAAACCTATGAAAATTACGGTATCCGCCTTCCTGATATTTCCATTCTCGTCAACTGTATCGAAAACACTCTGCTTGACCGTGAAGCAATGGACGGTCTTGCCGCCATCATTAACGAAAAACATTACGACGCCTCTGCGCTGGGCAACCGTGACGTTTATCGTTTACTCAATACCCGTATCGAGGCGCTGGATATTTTCAAACTGGGACACGTCAAGCAGCAGCCCGTGCATCGTCTGGAATACAAAACGCGTCGCAAAGGTCCGGCCGCAGCGGTCACCATGCACGACCTCGCGTGTGAACTGTTCCCTGAGTGGCAGAGCCATTTCAGTGACGTTCTGACCCGGGAGGTGCGCCATGTCTGAGATAATGATGCCCTGCTCTTATGAGGCTGAGCAGGCTGTATTAGGCGGCCTGATGCTTGATAACGACCGGTGGGATGAGGTGATACTGCAAATCTCCCCGGAAGATTTGTTTTCCCGGCCGCACCGTATGGTCTTCCGCGTCATGGCCGAGCTGGCCGGAGAAGGGCTACCGCTCGATCTCATCACTATTACGGAACGGCTGGAGAACAGAGGCGACCTTGAACAGTGTGGCGGCTTTGCTTATCTGGCTGAAATGAGTAAAAACACGCCGTCTGCAGCCAATATCCTGGCTTACGCCGGGGTGGTGGCGGAGAAAAGCCGCCTGCGGCAGCTGATGACAGTGGGTAACAGTCTTCTTTCCGATGTGCAGGCCCCGAAAGCCAGCTCGGCCGGCATCCTTGAGTCGGCCGAAGGCAAGCTGTTTAACATTGCCGA
This Klebsiella sp. RHBSTW-00484 DNA region includes the following protein-coding sequences:
- a CDS encoding ParA family protein — translated: MKILPVISPKGGEGKSTFAAYLAGFLADAGLNTLLVDADYSQPTASSIFALEHESPFGLYELLMQMVSDHTQCISQTAIKNLDVIYSNDPDELLPTAMLHAADGRLRLRNILQHPFFNRYDVIIVDSKGATGVMTELSLLSSTGNVMGVVKPILPDVREFIRGSLHMLTRLKTYENYGIRLPDISILVNCIENTLLDREAMDGLAAIINEKHYDASALGNRDVYRLLNTRIEALDIFKLGHVKQQPVHRLEYKTRRKGPAAAVTMHDLACELFPEWQSHFSDVLTREVRHV